Part of the Streptomyces sp. NBC_01353 genome, GTCGCGATCCCAACCTGTGCGGGCTACCGGGCCGCGTACCAGCGATTGAACGTCAGGCCTGGGTTCGCATCCGCCTCACGCTTCAGGTGTCGGCGATGAGTTCGGGAGGCGGATCCGGTCTGCCCTGGTATGACTCGGATCATGACTCGGATCATCGCTGACATCTCGGTCTCTCTCGACGGCTTCGTCACCGGGCCCGACCCCGACCTGGACAACGGCTTGGGCACCGGCGGCGAGGCCCTGCACACCTGGGCGTTCTCCGACGACCCGGAGGACCGCCGGGTCCTGCGTGAGACGACCGCCCGCTCGGGCGCCGTCGTCCTCGGCCGCCATCTCTTCGACGTGGTCGACGGGCCGAACGGCTGGGACGACACGACCGGCTACGGCGCCGGCGAGGTCGGCAAGCCCGCATTCGTCGTCGTGACGAGTTCGCCGCCGGAGTCGGTGCGGCTCACGGAACTCGACTGGACGTTCGTCACCACCGGTCTACCCGACGCCGTCACCGCCGCGCGCGAGCGCGCCGAGGCGGCGTCGTCGGACAGCGGCATGGACCTCGACGTCGTCCTCATGGGCGGCGGTGCCACGATCGCCTCGGCGCTCGACGCCGGGCTGGTCAATGTGCTGTCGCTGCACCTCGCGCCGGTCGTGCTGGGCGCCGGGACGCCACTGTTCACCGGCGGAGCGCCGCGCACACTGGTGCAGCGGAGTGCAACGTCGACATCGACCGCGACGCACCTGACCTACGACGTCCTCTGACGACGTCGGTCCGGCCAGGAGCGACCAAGCGGGTGCACACCGGTCGTCGTGTGAGCGGTGCGATCATCGCTCCCGAGGACGGCTGTGTCTTTGTGAGATC contains:
- a CDS encoding dihydrofolate reductase family protein; this encodes MTRIIADISVSLDGFVTGPDPDLDNGLGTGGEALHTWAFSDDPEDRRVLRETTARSGAVVLGRHLFDVVDGPNGWDDTTGYGAGEVGKPAFVVVTSSPPESVRLTELDWTFVTTGLPDAVTAARERAEAASSDSGMDLDVVLMGGGATIASALDAGLVNVLSLHLAPVVLGAGTPLFTGGAPRTLVQRSATSTSTATHLTYDVL